A window of Clostridium botulinum BKT015925 contains these coding sequences:
- a CDS encoding beta strand repeat-containing protein codes for MTLYPEYETTITGGMTFTGNTIGLSKQADSYYAGTSNSIGAYTTVDTSTNVTNYPQGTITFIDNNSSKAVLNIPEGSIIQSAYLIWGGSSIVRYGMSGSQDYQSLVGNPVDFEFPTSDSNSSSITYETQKISPGGKQRYPIFGATSSQPYTLYTNWANVTSYIKYPGTFKVSRVVGTIAQYENSLNCCGWLLAVLYKNSFLPARHFSLSIGVDFVNVGTPIDISKTNFTTPIYNSPKGRLLLAALNGDATITGDQVLLGPNITNLTPLSGPQNLVNNFFGSQINDDTGNTDTSGTFGDRNQDIHTATNMIAGRQGIDITNVDASPGLSNNQTSANVRFNTTNDTYFISAVGTQIDISAPVFDTSTITADKKYVKVGNSVNFTIKIINTGDILAQYVTLKDILPPEFSFVANSLKIDGISYPQDVTQVVPLKELNHNQSTTLDFSATVDAPVTGGGYTFINRANLNYSFKISSGYLVKDFEITPNVMYNESIALIPLFSKEAVTNNSIQRVAAIGDTIDYTINIVNINSSSHNSNTMINTILKDILPSGLTYKPGSLYIDNVPSSDNLSSINIGTIHYNTLKSIKFTAEVTGTPASDSKYVNSADINYEFTLNDGTILSNSMSTNNDIYSDSIVIIPNVSKTSTSSNANHNIAAIGDTIDYTITVTNPSTSSTIQNVILNDTLPTGLTYKIGSLSINNVPSSDSLTSINVGNIDANSTTTVKFTANVTATPSSDFKYVNSTVVNYEFLAPDGTALSNNVTANNTIYSDSVLITPNISKTSISSNTVSNTAGIGDTIDYTVTINNPSASSSLQNATLNDTLPIGLTYKTGSLSINGSSSSNSLTSINIGNINPSSTITIKFTATVAGNPASDSKYVNLATLNYEFSTPDSNTLNNSISTNNTVYSSSVIITPTMTKTAVSSNSGPSTATIGDTIEYTIIINNPSATNSIINAVLNDTLPSEIVYKTGSLSINGTSSSDNISSMNIGTINPDSTTTIKFTANVTGNPASDSKYVNSANLNYGFLTPDGTTLNNSVSATNTVYSSSVIITPTMTKTAISSNTVPNIVAIGDTIDYTITITNTNDTASIINAVLNDILPTGLNYKNGSLTINNIPSSDNLASINIDTINPNSTTTIKFIADVTTSPASNFKYVNSVNLQYKYLAPDGTTLQNTISTDSTIYSNSVIITPTMTKTAVSSNIVPDTVSIGGTIDYTITIHNNSSSTIRNSILNDTFPIGLTYKTGSLSINGTSSSDSLTSINIGNINPSSTITIKFTANVTGNPASDSKYVNLATLNYEFLAPDGNSLNNSIIATKNVYSSSIVINPTITKTDNSSNAIPHVVSIGDTVTYTITIHNSSTTKSITNINLTDTLPSGLTFKAGSVTVNSIPQTSANPTIGISIPIINTNSDATVSFVVDVTAAPSTGDIKYVNTATAQYNFESPDSTTLTSSVTTNNTIYYDSIVITPNVIKTANTNVASVGNIITYTITAENTSNSTPLTNVTLTDILPSGLSFNSGSLKINNTPNNGSPIAGISIGNITPNKTTTIEFSATINAKPANRTSYVNTANIAYQFNSPAGNLSNTVTSTNTIYSSDIVPNLEIIKSSNPKFANVGDVITYTITARNSSPLLNISNANIKDTLPSGLYYNPSSLTVNGVPNSNSIISGININNLNPNSTTTISYTATVTAPPDSNLKYTNYVNTNYNYVLSDGSNYSNNVVATNNVYTSNIIIKPTLSLSVDKDNVSTGDTINFKILVSNNSSTTIENPVLTDILPNGLEYVPETLKIDEVPSSHSLTTGVILPNMHQNSSHTITFSVNVTTPPNTGIEYTNYVTLNYSFQSPIGNLINTINSNSVNIINNKVQFNPITFKNYIYKTTKNTSIKETLTVANINNSPMSFTMINYPINGFAVIDEYGTFIYTPKVNFMGTDKFTLSATND; via the coding sequence ATGACATTATACCCAGAATATGAAACTACTATTACTGGTGGTATGACTTTTACAGGAAATACTATAGGATTAAGTAAACAAGCTGATAGCTATTATGCTGGAACATCTAATTCTATAGGTGCGTATACAACTGTTGACACAAGTACGAATGTTACTAATTATCCTCAAGGTACTATAACATTTATAGACAATAATTCTTCTAAAGCAGTACTAAATATCCCCGAAGGTTCTATCATACAATCTGCTTATTTAATTTGGGGAGGAAGTTCCATCGTAAGATATGGAATGTCAGGATCTCAAGATTATCAATCACTAGTAGGAAACCCCGTTGACTTTGAGTTTCCTACTAGTGATTCTAATTCATCTTCTATTACCTATGAAACTCAAAAAATATCTCCTGGTGGCAAACAGAGATATCCTATATTCGGAGCTACTTCTAGTCAACCCTATACATTATATACTAACTGGGCAAATGTAACTAGTTATATAAAATATCCAGGTACATTCAAGGTTTCTCGTGTAGTTGGTACTATAGCTCAATATGAAAACTCTCTTAATTGCTGTGGATGGTTACTAGCTGTCCTATATAAAAATTCATTTTTACCTGCAAGACATTTTTCTTTATCGATAGGTGTAGATTTTGTTAATGTTGGAACGCCTATTGATATTAGTAAAACAAATTTTACTACTCCAATATATAATTCTCCAAAAGGTCGACTTTTACTTGCAGCTTTAAATGGAGATGCTACAATTACAGGTGACCAAGTTTTATTGGGACCTAACATAACAAACTTAACTCCTTTATCTGGTCCTCAAAATTTAGTTAATAATTTTTTTGGTTCTCAAATTAACGATGATACTGGAAATACAGATACGTCTGGTACTTTCGGAGATAGAAATCAAGATATTCATACTGCAACTAATATGATAGCAGGTCGTCAAGGAATTGATATTACAAATGTAGATGCATCCCCTGGTCTTTCCAATAATCAAACCTCAGCCAATGTAAGATTTAATACTACAAATGACACATATTTTATTAGTGCTGTTGGCACTCAAATAGATATAAGTGCCCCTGTATTTGATACTTCAACTATTACCGCAGATAAAAAATATGTAAAAGTAGGTAATAGTGTTAATTTTACTATAAAGATCATAAATACCGGTGATATTTTAGCTCAATATGTAACTTTAAAAGATATATTACCTCCTGAATTTTCCTTTGTTGCAAATTCCTTAAAAATCGATGGTATATCGTACCCACAGGATGTTACACAAGTTGTTCCTTTAAAGGAGCTCAATCACAATCAATCTACTACTTTAGATTTTTCTGCTACTGTAGATGCTCCCGTTACAGGTGGTGGCTATACTTTTATAAATCGTGCTAATTTAAATTATTCATTTAAAATTTCTAGTGGATACTTAGTTAAAGATTTTGAAATTACTCCTAATGTTATGTATAATGAATCTATAGCTTTAATACCTCTTTTTTCTAAAGAAGCTGTAACTAATAATTCCATTCAAAGAGTAGCTGCTATTGGAGATACTATTGATTACACTATTAATATAGTTAATATCAATTCATCTAGTCATAACTCTAATACTATGATTAATACTATTTTAAAAGATATTCTTCCATCAGGTCTAACTTATAAACCTGGTTCTTTATATATAGATAATGTTCCCTCATCAGATAATTTATCTTCTATAAACATAGGTACTATACATTATAATACTCTTAAGTCTATTAAATTTACTGCTGAGGTTACTGGAACCCCTGCTAGCGATTCTAAATATGTTAATTCTGCTGATATCAACTATGAATTTACACTTAATGATGGCACTATTTTAAGTAATTCTATGTCAACTAACAACGATATTTACTCTGACTCCATTGTAATCATTCCTAATGTATCAAAAACATCTACATCTAGTAATGCTAACCACAATATCGCTGCTATTGGAGATACCATTGATTATACTATTACTGTTACTAATCCTAGTACATCTTCTACTATACAAAATGTTATTTTAAATGATACTCTTCCTACTGGACTTACTTATAAAATTGGTTCTTTATCCATCAATAATGTTCCTTCATCCGATAGTTTAACATCTATAAATGTAGGTAATATTGATGCTAATAGCACAACTACTGTTAAGTTTACTGCCAATGTTACCGCCACTCCTAGTAGTGACTTTAAGTATGTCAATTCTACTGTGGTTAATTATGAATTTTTAGCTCCTGATGGTACTGCATTAAGTAATAATGTAACAGCAAATAATACTATATACTCTGATTCTGTTCTTATAACTCCTAATATAAGTAAAACTTCTATATCTAGCAATACTGTTTCCAATACTGCTGGAATTGGTGACACTATTGATTACACTGTTACTATTAATAACCCTAGTGCCTCATCCTCTTTACAAAATGCTACTTTAAATGATACACTTCCTATTGGACTTACTTATAAAACTGGTTCTCTATCTATCAATGGTTCTTCTTCATCTAATAGCTTAACTTCTATAAATATAGGTAACATTAATCCAAGTTCTACTATCACTATTAAATTTACTGCTACTGTTGCTGGTAATCCTGCTAGTGATTCTAAGTATGTTAATTTAGCTACTCTTAATTATGAATTTTCAACTCCTGATAGCAATACTTTAAATAATAGTATATCAACTAACAATACTGTATATTCTAGTTCTGTCATTATTACACCTACTATGACTAAAACTGCTGTATCTAGTAATTCAGGTCCTAGTACTGCTACCATTGGAGATACTATTGAGTACACTATTATAATTAATAATCCTAGTGCTACAAATTCTATTATAAATGCTGTTTTAAATGATACACTCCCTAGTGAAATCGTATATAAAACTGGTTCTTTATCTATTAATGGTACTTCTTCATCTGATAATATTTCTTCTATGAATATAGGAACCATTAATCCAGACTCTACTACTACAATAAAATTTACTGCTAATGTTACTGGTAATCCTGCTAGTGATTCTAAATATGTTAATTCTGCTAATCTTAATTATGGATTTTTAACTCCTGATGGTACTACTCTAAATAATAGTGTATCAGCTACTAATACTGTATATTCTAGTTCCGTCATTATAACTCCTACTATGACTAAAACTGCTATATCTAGCAATACAGTCCCTAACATTGTAGCAATTGGAGATACTATTGATTATACCATTACTATTACTAATACTAATGATACTGCTTCCATTATAAATGCTGTTCTAAATGATATTCTTCCCACCGGGCTTAATTATAAAAATGGCTCTTTAACTATTAACAATATTCCTTCCTCTGATAACTTGGCCTCCATAAATATAGATACTATTAATCCTAATTCTACTACTACTATTAAATTTATTGCTGATGTTACTACTAGTCCTGCTAGTAATTTTAAATATGTTAATTCTGTTAACCTTCAGTATAAATATCTAGCTCCTGATGGTACTACCTTACAAAATACTATTTCTACAGATAGCACTATATATTCTAATTCTGTTATTATTACACCTACTATGACTAAAACTGCTGTATCTAGTAATATAGTTCCTGATACTGTTTCTATTGGTGGTACTATCGACTATACAATAACCATTCATAATAATAGTTCTTCTACTATTAGAAATTCTATTTTGAATGATACTTTTCCTATAGGACTTACTTATAAAACTGGTTCTTTATCTATTAATGGTACTTCTTCATCTGATAGCTTAACTTCTATAAATATAGGTAATATTAATCCAAGTTCTACTATCACTATTAAATTTACTGCTAATGTTACTGGTAATCCTGCTAGCGATTCTAAGTATGTTAATTTAGCTACTCTTAATTATGAATTCTTAGCTCCTGATGGTAATTCTTTAAATAATAGTATAATAGCTACTAAAAATGTCTACTCTAGTTCTATAGTTATTAATCCTACTATCACTAAAACTGATAATTCAAGTAATGCTATTCCTCATGTTGTTTCTATAGGTGATACTGTAACTTATACTATCACTATTCATAATTCTAGTACTACTAAGTCTATTACTAATATTAATTTAACTGATACTCTTCCTTCTGGCTTAACCTTTAAGGCCGGTTCCGTAACTGTTAATAGTATTCCTCAAACATCTGCCAACCCTACTATTGGTATTTCTATTCCTATTATTAATACTAATAGTGATGCTACTGTTTCTTTTGTTGTTGATGTTACTGCTGCTCCTTCTACTGGTGATATAAAATATGTTAATACTGCTACCGCTCAATATAACTTCGAATCTCCCGATTCTACTACTTTAACTAGTTCTGTTACAACAAATAATACTATTTATTATGATTCTATTGTTATTACTCCTAACGTCATAAAAACTGCTAATACTAATGTTGCATCTGTTGGTAATATTATCACTTATACCATTACTGCTGAAAATACTAGTAACTCAACTCCTCTTACTAACGTGACTTTAACTGATATTCTTCCTAGCGGTTTATCTTTTAATTCTGGATCCTTAAAAATAAATAATACTCCTAACAATGGTTCTCCTATAGCAGGGATATCTATAGGCAATATAACTCCAAATAAAACAACTACTATTGAATTCTCTGCCACTATTAATGCAAAACCTGCCAATAGAACTAGTTATGTTAACACTGCTAATATAGCATATCAATTCAATAGTCCTGCTGGAAATCTATCAAACACTGTTACTTCAACTAATACCATATATTCCAGTGATATTGTGCCTAATCTAGAAATCATTAAATCTTCTAATCCTAAATTTGCTAATGTAGGTGATGTAATAACTTATACTATAACTGCTAGAAATTCTAGTCCTTTATTAAATATCAGTAATGCCAATATAAAAGATACTTTACCATCAGGATTATATTATAACCCTAGCTCTTTAACTGTAAATGGTGTTCCTAATTCTAACTCTATTATATCAGGAATAAACATTAATAATCTTAACCCTAATTCTACCACTACTATTAGTTATACTGCTACCGTTACAGCTCCTCCTGATAGTAATTTAAAATATACTAATTATGTAAATACAAACTACAACTACGTACTTTCTGATGGCTCTAATTATAGTAACAATGTAGTAGCTACTAATAATGTTTATACAAGTAATATAATTATAAAACCTACATTATCTCTATCTGTAGATAAAGATAATGTATCTACTGGAGACACTATAAATTTTAAAATATTAGTTTCTAATAATAGCTCTACCACTATTGAAAATCCTGTATTAACTGATATATTACCAAATGGTCTAGAATATGTTCCAGAAACTCTAAAAATTGATGAAGTTCCTTCATCACATTCTCTAACAACAGGAGTTATTCTTCCTAATATGCATCAAAATAGTTCTCATACTATAACATTTTCAGTTAATGTAACTACTCCACCTAATACTGGTATAGAGTATACTAACTATGTAACTTTAAACTACAGTTTTCAAAGTCCTATAGGTAATTTAATTAATACTATCAATAGTAATTCTGTAAATATTATAAATAATAAAGTTCAATTTAATCCAATAACTTTTAAAAATTATATATATAAAACTACTAAAAACACTTCTATTAAAGAAACTCTAACTGTCGCTAATATTAATAACTCCCCTATGTCATTCACTATGATAAATTATCCCATTAATGGTTTTGCAGTTATTGATGAATATGGAACATTTATATATACTCCTAAAGTAAACTTTATGGGAACTGATAAATTTACCCTATCTGCAACTAATGATTAG
- a CDS encoding Ig-like domain-containing protein, translating into MPNNLIFSKTINGGITFTGNSIGLSKKENSQNAGTANSIGALMASNLDYLQVPTYPPYTTLNYLVDSSTAILKIPKGCDVAFTALSWGGCCKVPGENRISPVSNNVRLRAVDPSFPTEYIFQDRTYFTDKTKDVVFYNCYAIVTNEIKKSMSAEYSVAEFPVTSEATDNSNNCGGWTLAVVYTSPYLPARSISIYTGLEEVTSSNPFSITTSFSQTPKSTTQIGRVLLSAMHASATLGNNKVLFGPNEYNLVPLSGPRNLTNHFFGSQINDDNENIDTSGTFGDRNQDILSGTNMIGGRQGWDITNVDASPGLTNFQTSGIFKFVTTNNNYLLNLFGLQIDIEVPQLSIDKTVLPLFASIGDVVEYTISIPNNTSTTFNNLVLTDTFSNEISYVSNSLTINGSSSSDSPVTGVTLGNLPPSRTILVKFKANVNSASSNNFNYLNYATLNYKVGTAPNIISASTKSNINKLYSSSIIIRPNITITANPDMVSLKDIVEYTININNTTTSTIENIILINYLPHEFSYVDNSLTINGISINSNLETGIDLGTINSWQTIIVKFKASANSKPNSGSQYTDSAILNYKFNTDDGLLPYSITTVNDIEYLVGGDIPEITNINKTASPIFASVGDIVEYTVSIPNNTSTTFKNLVLIYTLSKEISYVSNSLTINEVSSNDSPITGVTLGNIPPSKTILVKFKAKINSQASNNFYYVNSATVNYAVGTTPNIISATSKSNINKLYSSSIIIKPNMNINSNPTIVSLDDIVEYIININNDTTDTIKNVILTNSLPNEFSYILNSLSINNISVSSNPEDGIYIGSINSWQTITIKFKAKVNSKPTNTNLQYTDFANLSYKFNTDDGLLSYTITSTNTINYQSGSTIPEITDINKSVSPTFAYIGDIVEYTISIPNNTSTTFNNLVLIDDLSTEFSYVPNSLTINGTPSSSSPITGVKLGNLTPSQILLVKFKAKINSHSNNNFYYMNFASVNYEIGSPPNSISATSKSNINKLYSSSILVKPNINITANSTMVSINNIVECTITINNTTPNIISDAFLTNKLPTEFSYVLNSLTINDVLVNNTINNGITLDSINPWQTIIVKFKTQVNSEPNDINSQYTDSTTLSYRFNTSDGLLPYIITTSNTVNSLDVYVSPIVSKTAISSNSDPNVANIGDTINYTITIKNPSNKTIKNIILKDSLPNGLSIKSDSLTVNQKPISGYIETGIVLGDISSNGSIITNFVAEVSRFAYTNSAIVNYEFLSPNNTLLNSSVVATNNIYCDNTSNSYPPDLKPITFNNEKIIYKNTSITGAITSITFNNDNLKYRLFKSPKNGYAKIDMNGTWKYTPKVNFIGSDELSILIHAGDSSPSISKITILIKDFPNSFNELHCCKNNI; encoded by the coding sequence ATGCCCAATAATTTAATTTTCTCCAAAACTATTAATGGCGGAATTACTTTTACTGGAAACTCAATTGGATTAAGTAAAAAAGAAAACTCTCAAAATGCAGGCACTGCTAATTCTATAGGTGCACTTATGGCTAGTAATCTTGATTATCTTCAAGTCCCAACTTATCCACCTTATACAACATTGAATTATTTAGTAGATTCTTCTACAGCTATACTAAAGATTCCCAAAGGGTGTGATGTTGCATTTACAGCGCTATCTTGGGGAGGATGCTGTAAAGTTCCAGGTGAAAATCGAATATCTCCTGTTTCAAATAATGTAAGATTAAGAGCTGTAGACCCTTCTTTTCCTACAGAATATATTTTTCAAGATAGAACTTATTTTACGGATAAGACTAAAGATGTAGTATTTTACAATTGCTACGCAATAGTTACAAATGAAATTAAAAAGAGTATGAGTGCTGAATATTCAGTAGCTGAATTTCCCGTAACAAGCGAAGCTACTGATAATTCCAATAATTGTGGTGGTTGGACACTAGCTGTTGTATATACTAGTCCATACCTTCCTGCTAGATCTATATCTATTTATACTGGATTAGAAGAAGTTACCTCTTCTAATCCTTTTAGTATAACAACCTCATTCTCACAAACACCAAAATCAACAACTCAAATAGGTAGGGTTCTTTTAAGTGCTATGCATGCTTCAGCTACCTTAGGTAACAACAAGGTTCTTTTTGGTCCCAATGAATATAATTTAGTTCCTTTATCTGGTCCTAGAAATTTAACTAATCATTTTTTTGGCTCTCAGATTAATGATGATAATGAAAATATAGATACATCTGGCACTTTTGGAGATCGAAATCAAGATATACTAAGTGGCACTAACATGATTGGAGGTCGGCAAGGATGGGATATTACCAATGTAGATGCATCTCCTGGACTCACAAATTTTCAAACTTCGGGTATATTTAAATTTGTTACTACTAATAATAACTATTTGCTAAATTTATTCGGACTACAAATCGATATAGAAGTTCCTCAGCTTTCTATAGATAAAACTGTTTTACCACTATTTGCTTCCATTGGAGATGTTGTAGAATATACTATTTCCATACCTAATAATACTTCAACTACTTTTAATAATTTAGTTTTAACAGATACATTCTCCAACGAAATTTCGTATGTAAGTAATTCTTTAACCATAAATGGAAGTTCCTCTAGTGATTCCCCCGTAACTGGAGTTACCTTAGGTAATTTACCTCCATCTAGAACAATTTTAGTTAAATTTAAGGCTAATGTTAATTCAGCGTCTAGTAATAATTTCAACTATTTAAACTATGCCACTTTAAATTATAAAGTTGGAACTGCACCAAACATTATTTCAGCCTCAACTAAAAGTAACATAAATAAATTGTACTCATCATCTATAATCATAAGACCAAATATAACTATAACTGCAAACCCTGATATGGTTTCTTTAAAAGATATAGTTGAATATACAATAAATATTAACAATACTACAACTAGTACTATTGAAAATATAATCTTAATAAATTACCTTCCTCATGAATTTTCATACGTTGATAACTCTTTAACTATTAATGGTATATCAATAAATTCTAATCTCGAAACAGGTATTGATCTTGGCACTATTAATTCTTGGCAAACTATTATAGTCAAATTCAAAGCTAGTGCTAACTCTAAACCTAATAGTGGTTCTCAATATACGGATTCTGCTATTTTAAATTATAAATTTAATACCGATGATGGGCTTCTCCCTTATAGCATTACAACTGTCAATGATATAGAATATTTAGTTGGAGGAGATATACCTGAAATTACCAATATAAATAAAACTGCTTCACCAATATTTGCTTCTGTTGGAGATATTGTAGAATACACTGTTTCTATACCTAATAATACTTCTACTACTTTTAAAAATTTAGTTTTGATATATACATTATCTAAGGAAATTTCATATGTATCTAATTCTTTAACTATAAACGAAGTTTCTTCTAATGATTCTCCTATAACTGGGGTTACTTTAGGTAATATACCTCCATCTAAAACAATTTTAGTTAAATTTAAAGCTAAGATAAATTCACAAGCAAGCAATAACTTTTACTATGTAAATTCTGCTACTGTAAATTATGCAGTGGGAACTACACCCAATATTATATCAGCTACATCTAAAAGTAATATAAATAAGTTGTATTCATCATCTATAATTATAAAGCCCAATATGAACATTAACTCAAATCCCACTATAGTATCCTTAGATGATATAGTGGAATATATTATAAACATTAATAATGATACAACTGATACCATAAAAAATGTAATTTTAACTAATTCTTTACCTAATGAATTTTCATATATTTTAAATTCTTTGAGTATTAACAATATATCAGTAAGTTCTAATCCTGAAGATGGAATTTATATTGGTTCCATAAATTCATGGCAAACTATTACAATTAAATTCAAAGCTAAAGTTAACTCTAAACCCACTAATACAAACCTTCAATATACTGATTTTGCTAATTTAAGTTATAAATTTAATACTGATGATGGTCTTCTATCTTATACCATTACATCTACTAATACTATAAATTATCAATCTGGAAGCACTATTCCTGAAATTACTGATATAAATAAAAGTGTTTCACCAACATTTGCTTACATTGGAGATATTGTGGAATACACTATTTCTATACCTAATAATACCTCAACTACTTTCAACAACTTAGTTTTAATAGATGATTTATCTACTGAATTTTCATATGTACCTAATTCCTTAACTATAAATGGGACTCCTTCAAGTTCTTCTCCTATAACAGGAGTAAAATTAGGTAATTTGACCCCATCTCAAATATTACTAGTTAAATTTAAAGCTAAGATAAATTCCCATTCTAATAACAACTTTTACTATATGAATTTTGCTTCAGTAAACTATGAAATTGGAAGTCCACCTAATTCTATATCAGCTACATCTAAAAGTAATATCAACAAGCTATATTCATCATCTATACTTGTAAAACCTAATATTAATATTACAGCAAATTCTACTATGGTTTCTATAAATAATATTGTTGAATGTACTATAACTATTAATAATACTACACCTAATATTATTAGCGATGCATTTTTGACTAACAAACTTCCTACTGAATTTTCATATGTTCTTAATTCTTTAACTATTAATGATGTATTGGTAAATAATACCATTAATAATGGAATTACTCTTGATTCTATAAATCCTTGGCAAACTATTATTGTAAAATTTAAAACACAAGTTAATTCTGAACCTAATGATATAAACTCTCAATATACTGATTCTACTACTTTAAGCTATAGATTCAATACTTCTGATGGACTTTTACCTTATATTATTACAACTTCAAATACTGTAAATTCTTTAGATGTTTATGTTTCTCCTATTGTATCCAAAACTGCTATATCCAGTAATTCTGATCCTAATGTTGCTAATATAGGAGATACTATTAATTACACCATAACTATTAAAAATCCTAGTAATAAAACTATTAAAAATATTATCCTTAAAGATTCACTACCAAATGGTTTATCAATAAAATCTGATTCATTAACTGTTAATCAAAAACCTATATCAGGATATATAGAAACTGGAATTGTTTTAGGAGATATTTCTTCTAACGGTAGCATTATAACAAATTTTGTAGCAGAAGTCAGCCGTTTTGCCTATACAAATTCTGCTATTGTAAATTATGAATTTTTATCTCCAAATAATACTCTATTAAATAGTAGTGTTGTTGCTACAAATAATATATATTGCGATAATACTTCCAATTCTTATCCTCCCGATTTAAAACCTATAACTTTTAATAATGAAAAAATTATTTATAAAAATACTTCTATTACAGGAGCAATAACTTCTATTACATTCAATAATGATAATTTAAAATATAGATTATTTAAATCCCCCAAAAATGGATATGCAAAAATAGATATGAATGGCACATGGAAATATACCCCTAAAGTTAATTTTATAGGTTCAGATGAACTTAGTATATTAATACATGCTGGAGATAGCAGTCCTAGTATTTCAAAAATAACCATATTAATAAAGGATTTTCCTAATTCTTTTAATGAGTTACATTGTTGTAAAAATAATATTTAA
- a CDS encoding Ig-like domain-containing protein: MSNNLIIHENSISNRATIFNPISSNFDEVTYKNLPVTGSILSVNPTDGVLTYTLKTPPTNGFSKVNLDGTWVYTPKVNFTGTDSFSVTITNESNGSTISKINVLVNDFPESFDSLNCCCRNY; encoded by the coding sequence ATGTCAAACAATTTAATTATTCATGAAAATAGCATAAGTAATCGTGCTACTATATTTAACCCAATATCATCTAATTTTGATGAAGTAACTTATAAAAATCTTCCTGTGACTGGTTCTATACTATCTGTTAATCCAACTGATGGAGTACTCACATATACACTTAAAACTCCCCCAACTAATGGTTTTTCTAAAGTAAATCTTGATGGTACCTGGGTATATACCCCAAAGGTAAATTTTACAGGCACAGATTCTTTTTCTGTAACTATAACTAATGAATCCAATGGTTCAACTATATCAAAAATAAATGTACTAGTTAACGATTTTCCTGAATCCTTTGATTCTCTAAATTGTTGTTGCAGAAATTATTAA